The following are encoded together in the bacterium genome:
- a CDS encoding SUF system NifU family Fe-S cluster assembly protein codes for MSTGMDDLYREVILDHHRRPRGSSALAHPDAEAAGKNPSCGDELTLQLACDGDRIREASVVTRGCAIATASGSILAELVVGRTLDEARRLADAFRAVLHDPEGELPDDLAPGDLDALIGVRQFPMRVKCAVLPWITLTEAVVARHEGRVAAETTTEA; via the coding sequence ATGAGCACGGGCATGGACGATCTCTACCGCGAGGTGATCCTCGACCACCACCGCCGCCCGCGCGGCTCGTCGGCGCTCGCGCATCCGGACGCGGAGGCCGCCGGCAAGAACCCGTCCTGCGGCGACGAGCTGACCCTGCAACTCGCCTGCGACGGCGACCGCATCCGCGAGGCCAGCGTCGTCACCCGCGGCTGCGCCATCGCCACGGCCAGCGGCTCGATCCTCGCCGAGCTGGTCGTCGGCCGCACCCTGGACGAGGCCCGCCGCCTGGCGGACGCGTTCCGCGCGGTGCTGCACGACCCCGAGGGCGAGCTGCCCGACGATCTTGCGCCGGGGGACCTCGACGCGCTGATCGGCGTGCGGCAGTTCCCGATGCGCGTCAAGTGCGCCGTGCTGCCCTGGATCACGCTGACCGAAGCCGTCGTCGCCCGCCACGAGGGCCGCGTCGCGGCCGAGACCACCACGGAGGCCTGA
- a CDS encoding NAD(P)(+) transhydrogenase (Re/Si-specific) subunit beta, translating to MEAGWVNLAYVVASVMFVLGLKGMAHPRTAVRGNLISAWGMLLAVVVTLLAEGLSYTWIIVGSLIGALVGAVTALRVKMTQMPEMVALFNGFGGLASVLVAGTAFMITRDPDVRMTVSTGLSGLIGAVTFTGSLVAWGKLAGVIPGRQLGFRGMKAFNALLGLGVLGCVAWLTADPSSTAAYWIIVPASFVLGVTLTIPIGGADMPVVIALLNSYSGIAAAATGFVLMNNVLIIAGSLVGASGIILSQIMCKAMNRSLSHVLFGSLGPGADGPSADQVYGGKVKAAGPEEVAMLFDTARRVLIVPGYGLAVSQAQHVVRDLANLLEARGITVEFGIHPVAGRMPGHMNVLLAEADIPYDKLKEMDEVNSGMSQVDVCLVVGANDVINPSARTDPTSPIAGMPIIDADKAQTVVVVKRSLSPGFAGIP from the coding sequence ATCGAGGCGGGCTGGGTGAACCTGGCCTACGTCGTGGCCTCGGTGATGTTCGTCCTGGGGCTCAAGGGCATGGCCCACCCCCGCACCGCGGTGCGCGGCAACCTGATCAGCGCCTGGGGCATGCTGCTGGCGGTGGTCGTCACGCTGCTGGCCGAGGGCCTGTCCTACACGTGGATCATCGTCGGCTCGCTGATCGGCGCGCTGGTGGGCGCCGTGACGGCGTTGCGGGTCAAGATGACCCAGATGCCGGAGATGGTCGCCCTGTTCAACGGCTTCGGCGGACTGGCCTCGGTCCTGGTGGCCGGCACGGCGTTCATGATCACGCGGGATCCGGACGTGCGGATGACCGTCTCGACCGGCCTGTCGGGCCTGATCGGTGCGGTGACCTTCACCGGTTCGCTGGTCGCCTGGGGCAAGCTCGCCGGGGTGATCCCCGGCCGGCAGCTCGGCTTCCGCGGCATGAAGGCCTTCAACGCGCTGCTGGGCCTGGGCGTGCTGGGTTGCGTGGCCTGGCTGACCGCCGACCCGTCGTCCACGGCCGCCTACTGGATCATCGTGCCCGCGTCCTTCGTGCTGGGGGTCACGCTGACGATCCCCATCGGCGGCGCCGACATGCCCGTGGTGATCGCGCTGCTGAACTCCTACTCCGGCATCGCGGCGGCCGCCACGGGCTTCGTGCTGATGAACAACGTGCTGATCATCGCCGGCTCGCTGGTGGGCGCCTCGGGCATCATCCTGTCGCAGATCATGTGCAAGGCCATGAACCGCTCGCTGTCCCACGTGCTGTTCGGTTCGCTCGGGCCGGGTGCGGACGGACCCAGCGCCGACCAGGTTTACGGCGGCAAGGTCAAGGCCGCCGGGCCCGAGGAGGTGGCCATGCTCTTCGATACCGCCCGGCGCGTGCTCATCGTGCCCGGCTACGGCCTGGCCGTCTCGCAGGCCCAGCACGTCGTGCGCGACCTGGCCAACCTGCTGGAGGCGCGTGGCATCACCGTCGAGTTCGGGATCCATCCCGTCGCCGGCCGCATGCCCGGGCACATGAACGTCCTGCTGGCCGAGGCCGACATCCCCTACGACAAACTCAAAGAGATGGACGAGGTCAACTCCGGGATGTCGCAGGTCGACGTCTGCCTGGTCGTCGGCGCCAACGACGTGATCAACCCGTCGGCCCGCACCGACCCGACCAGCCCCATCGCCGGCATGCCGATCATCGATGCGGACAAGGCCCAGACCGTGGTCGTGGTCAAGCGCTCGCTGAGCCCCGGGTTCGCGGGGATCCCGA
- a CDS encoding Re/Si-specific NAD(P)(+) transhydrogenase subunit alpha: MIVGVPRETAPRERRVALVPAAVQALVKAGLEVVVERGAGDASGYPDADYVAKGARLVARDEVFAAADVLLQVRGPGAAPDGGAADLARIRSGQTLIGMHDPLGDPGTVARLAERGVTAFALELVPRITRAQSMDVLSSMATLAGYQAVLEAAARLPRLFPMLMTAAGTLAPAKVFVVGVGVAGLQAIATAKRLGAVVEAYDVRPAVRDQVQSVGAKFVEFELETAGAEDKGGYAKEQSAEFLRRQQEQMQAVVARNDVVITTAAIPGKKAPVLVTAAMVAAMAPGSVVVDLAAERGGNCELTRADETVVAHGVTILGDTDLVSRKPFHASQMYAKNVETFLKSLLRDGALAIDLADEVTAGTLLCRGGAVVHPRIRELLGTGGAEGGQA, from the coding sequence ATGATCGTCGGCGTTCCCAGGGAGACCGCGCCGCGCGAGCGCCGCGTGGCGCTGGTGCCGGCTGCGGTGCAGGCGCTGGTCAAGGCCGGCCTCGAGGTGGTCGTCGAGAGGGGCGCCGGCGACGCGTCGGGCTATCCCGACGCCGATTACGTCGCCAAAGGGGCCCGGCTCGTCGCGCGCGACGAGGTGTTCGCCGCGGCCGACGTCCTGCTGCAGGTCCGGGGTCCCGGGGCCGCCCCCGACGGCGGCGCGGCCGACCTGGCGCGGATCCGGTCCGGCCAGACGCTGATCGGGATGCACGACCCGCTGGGCGACCCCGGCACGGTCGCCCGGCTGGCGGAGCGCGGCGTGACCGCCTTCGCGCTGGAGCTGGTGCCGCGCATCACGCGCGCCCAGAGCATGGACGTGCTGTCGTCGATGGCGACCCTGGCCGGCTACCAAGCCGTGCTCGAGGCCGCCGCCCGCCTGCCCCGGCTGTTCCCGATGCTGATGACGGCCGCCGGCACCCTGGCTCCGGCCAAGGTCTTCGTGGTGGGCGTCGGCGTGGCGGGCCTGCAGGCCATCGCCACGGCCAAGCGGCTCGGCGCGGTCGTCGAAGCCTACGACGTGCGGCCGGCGGTGCGCGACCAGGTCCAGAGCGTCGGCGCCAAGTTCGTGGAATTCGAGCTGGAGACCGCGGGCGCCGAGGACAAGGGCGGTTACGCGAAGGAGCAGAGCGCGGAGTTCCTGCGCCGCCAGCAGGAGCAGATGCAGGCCGTGGTTGCGCGCAACGACGTGGTGATCACGACCGCCGCGATCCCGGGGAAGAAGGCGCCGGTGCTGGTGACCGCGGCGATGGTCGCGGCCATGGCGCCGGGCTCGGTCGTCGTCGACCTCGCCGCCGAGCGCGGCGGCAACTGCGAGCTGACGCGGGCCGACGAGACGGTCGTCGCCCACGGCGTCACCATCCTCGGCGACACCGACCTCGTCTCGCGCAAGCCCTTCCACGCCAGCCAGATGTACGCCAAGAACGTGGAGACCTTCCTGAAGTCCCTGCTCAGGGACGGCGCGCTCGCGATCGACCTCGCGGACGAGGTCACGGCCGGCACCCTGCTGTGCCGCGGCGGCGCGGTCGTCCATCCCCGGATCCGCGAGCTGCTCGGCACGGGCGGCGCGGAAGGAGGCCAGGCCTGA
- a CDS encoding NAD(P) transhydrogenase subunit alpha, translated as MDALVAAITVFVLAIFVGFEIITKIPPTLHTPLMSGSNAISGITLIGAVISTRADNDALATVLAVAAVAFAMINVVGGYLVTHRMLGMFKRKG; from the coding sequence ATGGACGCGCTCGTCGCTGCGATCACCGTCTTCGTGCTCGCGATCTTCGTCGGCTTCGAGATCATCACCAAGATCCCGCCGACCCTGCACACGCCGCTGATGTCCGGATCGAACGCGATTTCGGGCATCACCCTGATCGGGGCGGTCATCTCCACGCGTGCCGACAACGACGCGCTGGCCACCGTCCTGGCCGTCGCGGCCGTGGCCTTCGCCATGATCAACGTCGTCGGCGGCTACCTGGTCACCCATCGCATGCTGGGCATGTTCAAGAGGAAGGGGTAG
- a CDS encoding metal-sulfur cluster assembly factor, which translates to MSLPLPTPDAVVEALRPVMDPELNLSIVDLGLLRGVQVEDETGDVTIELTLTSPMCPLGPQIVAATRDAGLTVPGVRNCQVDLVWSPPWDPRADATEDVKAELGIWD; encoded by the coding sequence ATGAGCCTGCCCCTGCCCACGCCCGACGCCGTCGTCGAGGCCCTGCGCCCGGTCATGGACCCCGAGCTGAACCTGTCCATCGTGGATCTGGGGCTGCTGCGCGGCGTGCAGGTCGAGGACGAGACGGGCGATGTCACCATCGAGCTGACCCTGACCAGCCCCATGTGCCCGCTGGGCCCGCAGATCGTGGCCGCCACGCGCGACGCCGGCCTCACGGTGCCCGGGGTGCGCAACTGCCAGGTCGACCTGGTCTGGAGCCCGCCCTGGGACCCGCGCGCCGACGCCACCGAGGACGTCAAGGCCGAGCTGGGGATCTGGGACTAG